The Afifella aestuarii DNA segment AGGAGGCGGTCGAAGAACGCGCCGCCGGCGGGTTCCTCGGCGGGCCCATGGTCTGGGGCTTTATCGCGATCCTCGTCCTGATCGTGCTCTGGGCGATTCTTTAAGATCGCGGCCGCATTGCCGGCCGCGATCTGAATAACGGGCGACACGCCCCCATAACAAAACTCATAGGGAGGGTTTCAATGGTCACTGTGACGATGACGGTGAATGGCCGTCAGGTCTCCAAGGAGGTGGAAGATCGCCGCCTCCTCGTGGACTTTCTGCGCGAAGATCTGGAGCTGACCGGCACGCATGTCGGCTGCGACACCTCGCAATGCGGCGCCTGCGTCGTGCATCTCGACGGCAAGGCGATCAAATCATGCACCATCCTTGCGGCGCAGGCTGACGGGACGTCGATCACGACGATCGAAGGGCTCGCCAATGGCGCCGATCTGCATCCCCTGCAGGCGGCCTTCAAAGAGCATCACGGTCTGCAATGCGGCTATTGCACGCCCGGCATGATCATGTCCGGCGTCGACATCATCCGCCGGCACGAGGGCCAGCTCGACGAGGACACGGTGCGCCACGAGCTCGAGGGTAATATCTGCCGCTGCACGGGCTACCACAACATCGTCAAGGCGATCCTCGCCGCGGCGCAGGAGATGCATGGCGAGGTCCGCCAGGCCGCCGAATAGACGCGTTGATCTTGGATCCGGACCGCCCCGCAAGAGACCCGACAAAGGGTCCGGCAAAAGGGTGCGGCCGAAGGAGGAAACATGGCTCAAGATGGCATCGGCGCGCGGGTCGCGCGCAAGGAAGACAAGCGATTCATCACCGGTAAGGGACGATACGTCGACGACATGCGCGTCGCGGGCATGAAGCATGTCGCTTTCGTGCGAAGCCCATACGCCCACGCGAAGGTGGGGGGCATCAATTCAGAACAGGCGCGCAACATGCCGGGCGTGCTCGCCGTCCTCACGGGCTCGGAACTCGTGGCCGACGGCATCGGCAATCTCATCTGCGGCTGGATGGTCCATTCCAAGGACGGCACGCCGATGAATATGGGCGCATGGCCGGCGCTGGCGCCGGAAGTGGTGCGCTTCGTCGGCCAGGCCGTCGCCATGGTGATCGCCGAAACGCGGGGCGAGGCCCGCGATGCGGCCGATGTCGTGGCGGTGGAATGGGAGGAGCTTCCCGCCATCACCGATCCGGCGAAGGCTTTGGGGGAGGGCGTCCCGCAGCTTCATCCCGAGGCGAAGGGCAACCTGATCTACGATTGGGAGATCGGCGACAAGGCCGCAGCCGACAAGGCTTTGTCGGAGGCTGCCCATGTCACCCGCATGGAGATCGTCAACAACCGCCTCGTTCCGAACGCCATGGAGCCGCGGGCGGCGCTCGCCCAATACGACGCGGCGGACGACCATTTCACCTTGTGGACGACGTCGCAGAACCCGCATGTGGCGCGGCTCGTTCTCTCCGCCTTCTACAATGTGGCGCCCGAACACAAATTGCGGGTGATCGCGCCGGATGTCGGCGGCGGCTTCGGCTCCAAGATTTTCATCTACCCGGAAGAGGTCGCCTGCCTGTGGGCGGCGCGCAAGACGGGTCTTGCGGTGAAATGGACGGGCGACCGGTCTGAGGCGTTTTTGACCGACGCGCATGGCCGCGACCATGTCACGGTCGCGGAAATGGCCTTCGACGCGAACAACCGCATCACCGCCTTCAAGATCGACACGATCGCCAATTTCGGCGCCTACATGTCGCTCTTTTCGTCCTCGGTGCCGACCTATCTCTACGCCACGCTGTTGTCGGGGCAGTACGATATCCCGACGATCCACTGCAATGTGCGCGGCGTCTATACGAACACCGCGCCGGTCGATGCCTATCGCGGCGCCGGGCGGCCGGAAGCGACTTATGTCGTGGAGCGGATGATGGAGACGGCGGCACGCGAGCTCGGCGTGGCGCCACCGGAACTTCGGCGGACGAACTTCATCCGCGAATTCCCGCATCAGACGCCGGTGATCATGAATTACGACGCCGGCGATTACGAAGCCTCGCTGAGCGCCGCTCTGTCGGCCTCCGATTATGCCGGTTTCGGCGAGCGCAAGGCGGAAGCCGCGCGGCGCGGCAAGCTCCGCGGCATCGGTCTCTCCTGCTATATCGAAGCTTGCGGCATCGCCCCCTCGCAGGCCGTCGGGTCGCTCGGAGCGGGCGTCGGGCTTTGGGAATCGGCCGAAGTGCGGGTCAATCCGGTCGGCACGATCGAGGTTCTCACCGGCTCGCACAGCCACGGCCAGGGGCATGAGACGACGTTCGCCCAGCTCGTGGCGGAGCGCCTCGGCGTGCCGATCGACAATGTCTCGATCGTGCATGGCGACACCGACAAGGTGCAGTTCGGCATGGGCACGTACGGTTCGCGTTCCGGTGCCGTCGGCATGTCGGCGATTTCGAAAGCCATCGACAAGGTCGAGGCGAAGGCGAAAAAACTCGCCGCGCATCTTCTGGAGGCGGCGGAGGGCGATATCGAGATTGCCGATGGCGAGGTGCGTGTCGCCGGCACCGACAAGAAGCTCGGCTGGCATGAGGTCTGCCTTGCCGCCTATACGGCGCACAACATGCCGGAGGGGATGGAGCCGGGCCTCAAAGAGGGCGCCTTCTACGACCCGGCGAATTTCACCTTCCCGGCGGGCGCCTATGTCTGCGAGGTCGAGGTCGATCCCGATACCGGCCACACCGAGATCGTCCAGTTCGTGGCGGCCGATGATTTCGGGCGGGTCATCAACCCGATGATCGTCGAAGGCCAGGTGCATGGCGGCATCGCCCAGGGTGTCGGGCAGGCGATCCTGGAGGGCTGCATCTATGATGCGGAGAGCGGCCAGCTCATCACGGCGTCTTACAATGACTACGCCATGCCGCGGGCGCACGATTTGCCGTCCTTCAAGGTGTCGACCACGGAGACGATCTGTCCGTCCAATCCGATCGGCATGAAAGGCTGCGGCGAGGCGGGGGCCATCGGCACGCCGCCGGCGGTGATCAACGCCATCACCGATGCAATCGACAACAACGACCTTTCCATGCCGGCGACACCGGAGAAGGTGTGGCGGGCCCTTCGGGCCGGTGCCGCGCCGATGCGGCAGGCAGCGGAATAGGAGCAAAGCCCATGTATTCTCTCACCTATAAGCGTGCAGACAGCGTGGAAGAGGCGCGGCGCTTGTTCCAGGAAGCGTCCGATGCCGCCTATCTCTCCGGCGGCCACACCTTGCTGCCGACCATGAAGCAGCGGCTTGCCGCGCATGACGTGCTCGTCGATCTCACCCGCATCGGCTCCATGAAGGGGATCTCGGTCGAAGGCGATCGGGTCCGCATCGGGGGCGGCATGACGCATGCGGAGGTCGCGAGCTCCAGCGAGGTGCAGCGGGCGATCCCCTCGCTTGCCGCGCTCGCCGGTTCGATCGGGGATGCGCAGGTGCGCCATCGCGGCACGCTCGGCGGCTCGATCGCCAATGACGATCCGGCTGCCGATTATCCCGCCGCCGCGCTGGCGCTTGCCGCCACGATCACGACCGACAGCCGCGAGATTGCGGCCGATGATTTCTTCACGGCGCTCTATGAGACGGCGCTGGAGGAAAGCGAGATCGTGACGGGCGTGAGCTTCGCCATTCCCGAGACGGCGGGCTATGCCAAGTTCCGCAATCCCGCCTCGCGCTATCCGATGGCCGGGGTCTTCGTGGCTCGCCATCGCGATGGCTCGGTCCGCGTCGCCGTCACCGGTGCCGGCAATGAAGGCGTCTTCCGCTGGCATGCGGCGGAGACCGCGCTTTCCGGGGATTTCTCCGCCAATGCGCTGGAAGGCCTCAGCGTCGATCCCGATCTGATGATGGGCGACATTCACGGCTCGGCCGAATACCGGGCGAACCTCGTCGCCGTGATGGCACGGCGGGCGCTCGCCAATCTCGGCTCGGCCGAGGCGATCATCTGAAGCGTCGCACGCTGCAACTGTAAGAGGGAGCGGCCGCGGTTGCGGCCGTTTCGTTTTCGGCGACCGAGGCGGCGAGGCAAGTCGGGCCTTTGCTCCGGCGATGCGCGTTACAACGGCGGGGCTAGTCTGTGTCGCTCAGGTCGCGTAAAAATGCTTGTTTGCGGCAGGTGGAGCTTGCCGTTGACTGCCGGGCAGGGCGCAACTATAGCATCGGGCGACAACGCGGCCGTTTACGGCCGCGCTTTCTGTTGGGCCGAAGCGACAATTGTCGGCGCCGACAGAGCCCTTCAATTGGCAACGAACGGATCTTGATATGGCCAATACACCTTCGGCCAGGAAGGCTGCTCGGAAGATCGAGCAGCGCACGGCCACCAACAAGGCGCGGCGCTCGCGCCTGCGCACTTTCCTGCGGCAGGTCGAAGAGGCCATCGCCTCGGGCAACTCCCAGGCCGCCCAGAGCGCTCTGCGCGAGGCGCAGCCGGAATTGATGCGCGGCGCTTCCAAGGGCGTCCTGCACAAGAATACTGCGGCGCGGAAGATGTCGCGTTTGGCACAGCGCGTGAAGGCCCTCGGCTGAACGCAACCTGGCGGCGTCTTCGGTGCGTCGCCTCGCCTGAGATGACATGGCAGGGCGGGCTTTGCCCGCTTTCCACACACAGCCAAAGAGACGCTGCAGTGCCCTTTTTGCGGCCGGCGTCGAACGCTCCCGGCAGAGTCTGGTTGAGCCACGCTGTCAGAATTATCCATTCATTAACAAAAGTTTATGGGCAAGACGGACGCTCGGACCCGGATTTTTGGACCGGATTACGAGTCAAGCCCAATTGCGCGGCAACGATTCTGACTCACTTCGAAAGCCGTTGCCGAAAACGCACATATTGCCCAAGACTCTGAGACTCCAAGGGCTTGCGGCGCGACGCTGGGACGGTCTTCCCGAAGGTCATGTCGGAGTCGTTTTTAGTTCGTTCCGTCTGCGGCGGATTCGGTGGTTGCCCCCCCCTCTGCTCTGTGGTTTTTAGGTCGCCACGACGGGGCGACCCGAATGCCCTCAGCAAAAGGTGAAGCCGAACGGCGCCAGGAATCCTTCCTGGCGTGGTGGACGCCTTGCGCCTGGGCGGGTCTACGCCCGGGGTTCGCTCCGTCGCGGCGGTCTTTCAAGACCGTCAAAACCAAAAGGCTGGGATCCCCTTTTATGGGTGTTTTTGGCGGCCGGGTCATGGCTCGGGCGGACAGGAGGCATTTGTCTTGCGTACAGCGGCTTATCAGGGTGACGTCGGACCGGAGGAGGCCTGGAAGGCTCTCTCAGAGTCGGATGCCGTGCTGATCGATGTGCGCACGCGTGCCGAATGGGCCTATGTCGGTCTCCCGGATCTATCGCCCCTGGGGCGCCAGCTTTTTTTAGCAGAGTGGCAATCTTTTCCCACGCAACAGGTCGATCCGGAGTTTGCCGGAAAGCTTGTGGCAGCCCTTGGGGAGGCTGGGGTCGGGCAGGAGGTGCCGCTCTATTTCATCTGCCGGTCGGGAGTGCGTTCCGCTGCAGCAGCGGCGGCCATGACGGCGGCAGGGTATGGTCCATGTTTCAACGTTTCGGGAGGGTTCGAGGGGGACCGCAACGAGGCTGGACATCGCGGGCAGATCAACGGCTGGAAAGCGGTGGGATTGCCCTGGACACAGTCGTGACTGTGGTTCGGGTGCATGAGGTGAAAGGCCTGGCGCGTCAGCGCCCGGCGCAAGGAGGACGAGGCAGTATGTCTGCAGAGGCGGCGAAAATCATGAAGGAGCAGGACGTGGCGGAGACGGACGTCGAGCGGCGTGACTGGGACGAAGCCTGGGCGCGCGTCAAAAAGCGGCTCCGGACGGAGCTCGGTGACGATGTCTTTACGTCATGGTTTGCGCGCATCGAATGCGACGGGGTTGCGGCGGGTGTCGTCAGCCTTTCGGCGCCGACCCTGTTTTTGAAGGGATGGATCAAGAGTCATTACAGTGACCGCCTGGTGG contains these protein-coding regions:
- a CDS encoding rhodanese-like domain-containing protein yields the protein MRTAAYQGDVGPEEAWKALSESDAVLIDVRTRAEWAYVGLPDLSPLGRQLFLAEWQSFPTQQVDPEFAGKLVAALGEAGVGQEVPLYFICRSGVRSAAAAAAMTAAGYGPCFNVSGGFEGDRNEAGHRGQINGWKAVGLPWTQS
- a CDS encoding FAD binding domain-containing protein, with translation MYSLTYKRADSVEEARRLFQEASDAAYLSGGHTLLPTMKQRLAAHDVLVDLTRIGSMKGISVEGDRVRIGGGMTHAEVASSSEVQRAIPSLAALAGSIGDAQVRHRGTLGGSIANDDPAADYPAAALALAATITTDSREIAADDFFTALYETALEESEIVTGVSFAIPETAGYAKFRNPASRYPMAGVFVARHRDGSVRVAVTGAGNEGVFRWHAAETALSGDFSANALEGLSVDPDLMMGDIHGSAEYRANLVAVMARRALANLGSAEAII
- a CDS encoding xanthine dehydrogenase family protein molybdopterin-binding subunit — encoded protein: MAQDGIGARVARKEDKRFITGKGRYVDDMRVAGMKHVAFVRSPYAHAKVGGINSEQARNMPGVLAVLTGSELVADGIGNLICGWMVHSKDGTPMNMGAWPALAPEVVRFVGQAVAMVIAETRGEARDAADVVAVEWEELPAITDPAKALGEGVPQLHPEAKGNLIYDWEIGDKAAADKALSEAAHVTRMEIVNNRLVPNAMEPRAALAQYDAADDHFTLWTTSQNPHVARLVLSAFYNVAPEHKLRVIAPDVGGGFGSKIFIYPEEVACLWAARKTGLAVKWTGDRSEAFLTDAHGRDHVTVAEMAFDANNRITAFKIDTIANFGAYMSLFSSSVPTYLYATLLSGQYDIPTIHCNVRGVYTNTAPVDAYRGAGRPEATYVVERMMETAARELGVAPPELRRTNFIREFPHQTPVIMNYDAGDYEASLSAALSASDYAGFGERKAEAARRGKLRGIGLSCYIEACGIAPSQAVGSLGAGVGLWESAEVRVNPVGTIEVLTGSHSHGQGHETTFAQLVAERLGVPIDNVSIVHGDTDKVQFGMGTYGSRSGAVGMSAISKAIDKVEAKAKKLAAHLLEAAEGDIEIADGEVRVAGTDKKLGWHEVCLAAYTAHNMPEGMEPGLKEGAFYDPANFTFPAGAYVCEVEVDPDTGHTEIVQFVAADDFGRVINPMIVEGQVHGGIAQGVGQAILEGCIYDAESGQLITASYNDYAMPRAHDLPSFKVSTTETICPSNPIGMKGCGEAGAIGTPPAVINAITDAIDNNDLSMPATPEKVWRALRAGAAPMRQAAE
- a CDS encoding (2Fe-2S)-binding protein, translating into MVTVTMTVNGRQVSKEVEDRRLLVDFLREDLELTGTHVGCDTSQCGACVVHLDGKAIKSCTILAAQADGTSITTIEGLANGADLHPLQAAFKEHHGLQCGYCTPGMIMSGVDIIRRHEGQLDEDTVRHELEGNICRCTGYHNIVKAILAAAQEMHGEVRQAAE
- the rpsT gene encoding 30S ribosomal protein S20 produces the protein MANTPSARKAARKIEQRTATNKARRSRLRTFLRQVEEAIASGNSQAAQSALREAQPELMRGASKGVLHKNTAARKMSRLAQRVKALG